In one Geoglobus acetivorans genomic region, the following are encoded:
- a CDS encoding 4Fe-4S binding protein — translation MVKRVKAPEKSIIRSAVGHLRAITEVTKEAINPGTITISYPHERRKLPEHFRGIILFEKEDCISCFRCAHICPANAIQMYPNEEGRYYPGVDYAKCILCHFCVDSCPTAALRPSKIHDVAFKDVESMLVTARQMEHVPEVEREDKATVEYDFDGDIKLIKRKEFEELTVEFDRPDKPDFKAAPLYPENCIGCRLCMFSCPVDAIKSKLEGNKVTLETDFEKCTGCGICARICPTEVLVLTPVRGGEE, via the coding sequence ATGGTGAAGCGAGTAAAGGCACCGGAAAAAAGCATTATTCGGAGTGCAGTTGGACATTTGAGGGCGATTACTGAAGTTACGAAAGAGGCAATCAATCCCGGAACGATAACGATAAGCTATCCTCATGAGAGGAGAAAACTTCCTGAGCACTTTAGAGGAATAATCCTTTTTGAGAAGGAAGACTGCATAAGCTGTTTCAGATGCGCACACATCTGTCCTGCTAACGCCATTCAGATGTACCCTAACGAGGAAGGCAGATACTATCCGGGTGTGGATTATGCAAAGTGCATACTCTGTCACTTCTGTGTGGACTCATGTCCGACTGCAGCTCTGAGGCCATCCAAGATTCATGATGTTGCGTTCAAGGATGTTGAGTCGATGCTGGTTACCGCCAGACAGATGGAGCACGTTCCTGAGGTTGAGAGGGAGGACAAAGCAACCGTCGAGTACGATTTCGATGGGGATATCAAGCTGATAAAGCGAAAAGAGTTTGAGGAACTTACAGTTGAGTTTGACCGTCCAGATAAACCGGACTTTAAAGCTGCTCCACTGTATCCAGAAAACTGCATTGGATGCAGACTCTGCATGTTCTCCTGTCCTGTTGATGCGATAAAGTCGAAATTGGAGGGCAACAAGGTTACCTTGGAAACGGATTTTGAGAAATGCACTGGATGCGGAATATGTGCGAGGATATGTCCAACAGAAGTGCTTGTGCTTACGCCCGTGAGGGGAGGTGAGGAATAA